TCGCGGCCACGGAAGGCCTTGAACGATTCCATGGCAGGGCGCGAGCCCCCGGCTTCGAGAATGGTTTCGCGGTATTTGCGGCCCGTTTCGGGGTTGGGCGAGCCGTCGGGCAGCACCGTTTCCTCGAATGCGGCATAGGCGTCGGCGGACAGCACCTCGGCCCACTTGTAGCTGTAGTAGCCCGCCGCGTACCCACCCGCAAAGATATGGCTGAAGGTGTGCGACATGCGGTTGTAGATGGGCGAGGGCAGCACGGCCACTTCGGAGCGCACCTTCTGCAGCACGGGCATGACCGGTTCCTTGGGATCGTGCTCGGTGTGCAGCAGCATGTCGAACAGCGAGAACTCGATCTGGCGCAGTGTCTGCATGCCGGACTGGAAGTTCTTGGCGGCGATCATCTTGTCGTAGAGCGCGCGGGGCAGGGCCTCGCCGGTATCGACATGGGCGGTCATGTGCTTGAGCACATCCCATTCCCAGCAGAAGTTTTCCATGAACTGGCTTGGCAGTTCGACTGCATCCCACTCCACGCCGGAAATGCCCGAGACGTCGCGCTCGTTCACCTGCGTGAGCATGTGGTGCAGGCCGTGGCCGGTTTCGTGGAAGAGGGTGATCACGTCGTCATGCGTGAGCAACGCGGGCTTGCCTTCCACGCCTGCCGCGAAGTTGCAGACCAGATGCGCGATCGGCGTCTGCAGTTGGTGGGTGTCGGGGCGCAGCCAGCGGGTGCGCACATCGTCCATCCATGCACCGCCGCGCTTGCCCTTGCGAGCGGGTTGGTCGAGGTAGAACTGGCCGACCAGCACCGCGCCTTGCGGCGTCTGGCGTTCGATGCGGTAGAACTCTACGGCGGGGTTCCACACGGGCGCGGAATCCTTGTGAATCGAGACTTCGAACAGCGTCTCGACGATCTTGAACAAACCCGCGAGCACCTTGGGTGCCGGGAAATACTGCTTCACTTCCTGCTCGCTGAAGGAGTAGCGTGCCTCCTTGAGCTTTTCGGAGATGAAAGGCCAGTCCCATGGCTGAGGATCGGCGAGACCCAGATCGTTCTTCGCAAACGTGCGCAGATCGGCCACGTCCTTTTCGCCGTAGGGCTTGGCACGGTGGGCCAGATCGCGCAGAAAATCGATGACCTGCTTGGGCGAGTTCGCCATCTTGGGCACGACGGAGACTTCGCCGAAATTCTGGTAGCCGAGCAGCTCTGCCTCTTCCTTGCGCAGGGCAAGAATTTCCTGCATGTTGGCAGTGTTGTCGAACTTCTTGGCGTCGCCCTCGGCCTGGTCGGAGGCGCGCGTCACGTAGGCGTGATAGAGCTTCTCGCGCAGCGCACTGCTCTGGGCGAACTGCATCACCGGCAGGTAGCTGGGCAGCTTGAGCGTGAGCTTGTAGCCGGTCTTGCCATCG
This genomic stretch from Diaphorobacter sp. HDW4B harbors:
- a CDS encoding M3 family metallopeptidase — encoded protein: MSSNPLLENYNLPPFDRIQPSDVGPAIDTLITRANEALETVTKPDFPAAWNDISAVLDVATEKLGTAWGAISHLNSVADTPELRAAYNEALPKVTEFWTRLGADERLYAKYKAIAPASLNKEQRAAWDHAMRGFVLSGAELQGAAKERFAKIQERQAELSQKFSENALDATDAFAYYAQIDELDGVPADIQQAARAAAEADGKTGYKLTLKLPSYLPVMQFAQSSALREKLYHAYVTRASDQAEGDAKKFDNTANMQEILALRKEEAELLGYQNFGEVSVVPKMANSPKQVIDFLRDLAHRAKPYGEKDVADLRTFAKNDLGLADPQPWDWPFISEKLKEARYSFSEQEVKQYFPAPKVLAGLFKIVETLFEVSIHKDSAPVWNPAVEFYRIERQTPQGAVLVGQFYLDQPARKGKRGGAWMDDVRTRWLRPDTHQLQTPIAHLVCNFAAGVEGKPALLTHDDVITLFHETGHGLHHMLTQVNERDVSGISGVEWDAVELPSQFMENFCWEWDVLKHMTAHVDTGEALPRALYDKMIAAKNFQSGMQTLRQIEFSLFDMLLHTEHDPKEPVMPVLQKVRSEVAVLPSPIYNRMSHTFSHIFAGGYAAGYYSYKWAEVLSADAYAAFEETVLPDGSPNPETGRKYRETILEAGGSRPAMESFKAFRGREPQLDALLRHQGMAN